One stretch of Callospermophilus lateralis isolate mCalLat2 chromosome 11, mCalLat2.hap1, whole genome shotgun sequence DNA includes these proteins:
- the Dynll2 gene encoding dynein light chain 2, cytoplasmic, translated as MSDRKAVIKNADMSEDMQQDAVDCATQAMEKYNIEKDIAAYIKKEFDKKYNPTWHCIVGRNFGSYVTHETKHFIYFYLGQVAILLFKSG; from the exons ATGTCTGACCGGAAGGCAGTGATCAAGAATGCAGACATGTCTGAGGACATGCAACAAGATGCCGTTGACTGTGCCACACAGGCCATGGAGAAGTACAACATAGAGAAGGACATTGCTGCCTATATCAAGAAG gaatttgACAAGAAATATAATCCTACCTGGCACTGTATCGTGGGCCGAAATTTTGGCAGCTACGTCACACATGAGACAAAGCACTTCATCTATTTTTACTTGGGTCAAGTTGCAATCCTCCTCTTCAAGTCAGGCTAG